In Lotus japonicus ecotype B-129 chromosome 5, LjGifu_v1.2, one genomic interval encodes:
- the LOC130719124 gene encoding S-protein homolog 2-like, which produces MLKVFGIVLPVLLIIATCSLIVPVQGQDVDSFQYPLKKTVRVINNLAGTQLSVHCHSGDDDLGQHYLHSGQYVEWSFQDNFWGTTLYWCDFAWNNVQKSFRVYSTKKMIIADINPI; this is translated from the coding sequence ATGTTGAAGGTGTTCGGTATAGTACTTCCTGTGTTGCTTATTATTGCAACATGCAGTTTGATAGTACCTGTGCAAGGTCAAGATGTTGATAGTTTTCAATATCCGTTGAAGAAAACAGTGCGTGTAATAAATAATTTGGCGGGGACTCAACTCTCTGTCCATTGTCATTCAGGGGATGATGATCTTGGCCAACATTATCTTCACAGTGGACAGTATGTAGAGTGGTCCTTCCAGGATAATTTTTGGGGTACTACTTTGTATTGGTGTGACTTTGCATGGAATAATGTGCAAAAGAGTTTTAGGGTTTATAGTACAAAAAAGATGATTATCGCGGATATAAACCCTATCTGA